The sequence CACCGCGAACACGCTGCTCGCGACGTCGCGGACGAACAGCCGCCAGCCGCCGTTCCCGCCGCCGTTCGTACCCGGCTCGGGGTCCGGCGGGTCGGGGCCACCCCGCCGGTCCCCGACCGGCCGACGGGCCCGGTCCCCGGACTCGACGTTCTCCGGCGCTCGCTCCCCGGAGTCGGCGGGGCCGGACCGGGGTCCTCCGGCCGGGGAACCGTCTCTCCCCCCGCCTCGCCCGTCTCCCTCGCCGGGGCCTCTCATCACAGCCCCGTCCGGGGCAGCGTCGAATCAATCTTCTGGAACGCGATACCCTTTTGACCGCCTGCCCCGACCTACCGGTGTGTCACTCGAGGGGGCCGCCAGGGTCGTCAGCGAACTCGCCAGCCGGGGGTACAACGCCGACCGCGAGGCCGTCACCTTGCTGGCGAACGCTCCGGACCCCGAAACCGCCCTCGAGCGCGCAGTCGAACAGGCCCCCGACGACGCGCTCAAACTCTCGACCGACCACGTCCGCGAGGCGCTCGACGGCGCGCAGTCCTCCGGTTCTCCGCCCACGCCGGCCGACGCCAGTGAGGGGCCGACGGGCGCTGCCGACCCGGACTCGACCCCCTCCATTTCGACTGGAACCGACCGAGAAAACACGCGCGACGGTGGGCGGGGTGTTCCAGTCGAAACGAAGGGGTCGGCGGTCGTCGAGACCAGCGGGGACATCGCGAGTACGGGCACCGGGGAGTACCGCGACTTCCTCGCGGTCTTCCGGGACCGCTACGAGAAACTCTCCGCGCACCTCCGGAGTCGGGTCAACCACCGGCCCGCGGCCACCATCGCCGACATGAGTCCCAGTAGCGACGCCGCCCTGGTCGGACTGGTCTCGGACATCCGCTCGACGGCCGGGGGCCACTGGCTGGTCGAACTGGAGGATACCACCGGTACCTTCCCCTGCCTGGTGATGAGCGACCGCGACTTCGCCGACGACGTCCGGGAACTGCTGTACGACGAGGTCGTCGCCGTCGAGGGGACGCTGGCCGACGACGGCGGGATCCTCTTCGTCGACGACCTCTACTTCCCCGATATCCCCCGGACCCACACCCCCTCGACGGCCGACCGCCCGGTCCGGGCCGCGCTGGTCTCGGACGTCCACGTCGGCAGCCAGGAGTTCCGGGCCGACGCCTGGGAGCGCTTTGCCGACTGGCTCCACACCGAAGAGGCCGAAGACGTCGAGTACCTCCTCGTCGGGGGGGACATGGTCGAGGGCGTCGGCGTCTACCCCGACCAGGACGAGGAGCTGGACATCGTGGACATCTACGACCAGTACGAGCGGTTCAGCGAGCACCTCAAGTCGGTGCCCGGCGACCTCGAGGTGGTCATGATCCCCGGCAACCACGACGCCGTCCGGCTGGCCGAGCCCCAGCCGGCCTTCGACGAGGAACTCCGCTCTATCATGTCGGCTCACGACGCCGAGATAGCGGCAAACCCTGCCACCGTCACCGTCGAAGGGGTGACCGTGCTGATGTACCACGGCGTCTCGCTGGACGAGGTGATCGCCGAACTCCCCGACGAGGCCGCGAGCTACGACCGGCCCCACGAGGCGATGTACCAGCTCCTGCGGAAACGCCACGTCGCACCGCAGTACGGCGGCCGGACCCGCCTGGCCCCGGAGGAGGAGGACCACCTCGTCATCGAGGAGGTGCCCGACGTCTTCCACGCCGGCCACGTCCACAAGCTGGGCTACGGCAAGTATCACGGCGTGCTCACCGTCAACTCCGCGTGCTGGCAGTCCCAGACCGCTTTCCAGGAGAGCGTCAACCTCGACCCCGACGTCGGCTACGCCCCCATCGTCGACCTCCAGACGCTCGACCTCACAGTACGGAAGTTCGTCTGAGCCGGTTACACCGGCGCCTGCAGCCCCGGCCGCGAGCGCCGTCCGAGATGCCGGCAGAGCGTGCCGCCCGAGTGAAGACTTTTCGGGCGGCGCCGCCAGGGGCGTGTATGTCCGACGACTACGACTTCGCGACGAGCGCACTCCACGTTGGCCAGGAAGAGCCCGACCCCGCCACCGGCGCGCGCGCGCCGCCCATCTACCAGACCACCTCCTACGTCTTCGAGGACGCGGAGGACGCCGCCGCCCAGTTCGCCCTCGAGAAGCCGGGGCACATCTACTCGCGGCTGATGAACCCCACGAACGCGATGCTCGAGGAGCGGCTCGCGGCCCTCGAGGGTGGTGTGGGGGCCGTCGCCACCGCCTCCGGGATGGCCGCGCTTAACCTCGCGACC comes from Salinirussus salinus and encodes:
- a CDS encoding DNA-directed DNA polymerase II small subunit; the encoded protein is MSLEGAARVVSELASRGYNADREAVTLLANAPDPETALERAVEQAPDDALKLSTDHVREALDGAQSSGSPPTPADASEGPTGAADPDSTPSISTGTDRENTRDGGRGVPVETKGSAVVETSGDIASTGTGEYRDFLAVFRDRYEKLSAHLRSRVNHRPAATIADMSPSSDAALVGLVSDIRSTAGGHWLVELEDTTGTFPCLVMSDRDFADDVRELLYDEVVAVEGTLADDGGILFVDDLYFPDIPRTHTPSTADRPVRAALVSDVHVGSQEFRADAWERFADWLHTEEAEDVEYLLVGGDMVEGVGVYPDQDEELDIVDIYDQYERFSEHLKSVPGDLEVVMIPGNHDAVRLAEPQPAFDEELRSIMSAHDAEIAANPATVTVEGVTVLMYHGVSLDEVIAELPDEAASYDRPHEAMYQLLRKRHVAPQYGGRTRLAPEEEDHLVIEEVPDVFHAGHVHKLGYGKYHGVLTVNSACWQSQTAFQESVNLDPDVGYAPIVDLQTLDLTVRKFV